A section of the Arcobacter roscoffensis genome encodes:
- a CDS encoding (2Fe-2S) ferredoxin domain-containing protein has translation MSMPSIPQPTFYIFKCEQASPPGMPKPSCVNENTRDLFNHTTQSLMQKGLMGPVQVVRTSCLGRCQMGPVMLVEPGHHMYCQLSKEKIDRIVEEHIIGGSPVEEYLIPQQYWGKPVNLGS, from the coding sequence ATGTCTATGCCATCAATTCCACAACCGACATTTTATATATTTAAGTGTGAGCAAGCATCTCCTCCAGGGATGCCAAAGCCATCATGTGTAAATGAAAATACAAGAGATTTATTTAATCATACTACTCAAAGTTTGATGCAAAAAGGATTGATGGGGCCTGTACAGGTTGTAAGAACATCATGTTTAGGAAGATGTCAAATGGGACCTGTTATGTTAGTAGAGCCAGGACATCATATGTACTGTCAGCTATCTAAGGAAAAAATAGATAGAATAGTTGAAGAACATATAATAGGTGGAAGCCCTGTTGAAGAGTACTTAATACCGCAACAGTACTGGGGTAAACCAGTTAATTTAGGAAGTTAA
- the panD gene encoding aspartate 1-decarboxylase, producing the protein MTFDMLYSKIHRATVTDANLNYVGSITIDEELMQASHLRVGQKVDIVNINNGERFQTYVIKGKAGSKDMCLNGAAARKVEIGDKIIVIAYASYDESELETYKPTVVIVDEKNNIDMITNELVGSDHV; encoded by the coding sequence ATGACATTTGATATGCTATATAGTAAAATTCATAGAGCAACTGTTACAGATGCTAATTTAAACTATGTTGGATCGATAACAATTGATGAAGAGCTTATGCAAGCTTCTCATTTAAGAGTTGGTCAAAAAGTTGATATTGTAAATATCAATAATGGTGAAAGATTTCAAACTTATGTAATTAAAGGTAAGGCTGGAAGCAAAGATATGTGTTTAAATGGTGCTGCTGCTAGAAAAGTAGAAATTGGTGATAAAATTATAGTTATTGCTTATGCTTCATATGATGAGTCTGAGCTAGAAACTTATAAACCAACAGTTGTAATCGTGGATGAGAAAAATAATATTGATATGATTACAAATGAATTAGTAGGATCTGACCATGTTTGA
- a CDS encoding YbaB/EbfC family nucleoid-associated protein yields MFDGIDLKNLDLNSMMKQVQDMADNAKEENSNKIFTSKSGGGMVEISINGNSEVIDLQIDDSLLEDKDSLQILLISAMNDVIKQSDENKKMMAMNMMGGMGNPFGQK; encoded by the coding sequence ATGTTTGATGGAATTGATTTAAAAAATCTAGATTTAAACTCTATGATGAAACAAGTTCAAGATATGGCTGATAATGCAAAAGAAGAGAATTCAAACAAAATATTCACTTCTAAATCAGGTGGTGGTATGGTAGAGATTTCTATTAATGGTAATTCAGAAGTTATTGATTTACAAATTGATGATTCTCTACTTGAAGATAAAGACTCACTGCAAATTTTACTGATTTCAGCAATGAATGATGTAATTAAACAGTCAGATGAAAATAAAAAAATGATGGCTATGAATATGATGGGTGGTATGGGTAATCCATTTGGACAAAAGTAA
- a CDS encoding polyprenyl synthetase family protein, producing MKELLEKFEDYLQSNLPSSNTFHPHFEKALGDMLQAGGKRFRPMLLLSVVKSNKSLLIDNSMPVALGLEMLHTYSLVHDDLPSMDDADLRRGFQTLHKKYNEVTAILVGDALNTEAFKQISNAPLHNDIKIELIKTLSCDGGINGMIIGQAIDCQFENQKLELAQLEFLHIHKTAKLIAASLKMGAIISEYDLETQEKLYNFGIDLGLLFQIQDDIIDETLSEEEAGKTTQNDEAKNSFVNLLGLDGAIKAADDLALKCENIMQTLDTNLKNSLEELLLKYINRHK from the coding sequence ATGAAAGAACTTTTAGAAAAATTTGAAGATTACTTGCAAAGTAATCTTCCCTCATCAAATACATTCCATCCCCATTTTGAAAAAGCTTTAGGGGATATGCTTCAAGCAGGTGGTAAAAGGTTTAGACCTATGCTTTTACTTTCTGTTGTAAAATCAAATAAATCACTTCTTATTGATAATAGTATGCCAGTAGCTCTTGGACTTGAAATGCTTCATACTTATTCTCTTGTTCATGATGATTTACCATCTATGGATGATGCTGATTTAAGAAGAGGTTTTCAAACACTACATAAAAAGTATAATGAAGTTACAGCTATTTTAGTTGGAGATGCTTTAAACACAGAAGCTTTTAAACAAATATCAAATGCACCACTTCATAATGATATAAAAATTGAATTAATTAAAACACTTAGTTGTGATGGTGGTATAAATGGTATGATTATTGGGCAAGCAATTGATTGTCAATTTGAAAACCAAAAGCTAGAACTTGCTCAATTAGAGTTTTTACATATTCATAAAACTGCTAAGTTGATTGCAGCATCTTTAAAAATGGGTGCAATAATAAGTGAGTATGATTTAGAAACTCAAGAGAAACTTTATAACTTTGGGATTGACTTAGGTTTACTTTTCCAAATTCAAGATGATATTATCGATGAAACACTTTCAGAAGAAGAAGCAGGAAAGACTACACAAAATGATGAAGCTAAAAACTCATTTGTAAATCTACTTGGACTTGATGGTGCTATAAAAGCAGCAGATGATTTAGCATTGAAGTGTGAGAATATAATGCAAACTTTAGATACTAACCTAAAAAACTCTCTTGAAGAGCTACTATTAAAGTATATAAATAGACATAAATAA
- the groES gene encoding co-chaperone GroES, whose protein sequence is MNFKPLGKRVLVQRTEVEEKTASGIILVDSAKEKPNTAIVKAIGSEVTELKEGDTIVFEQFRGTEFTLDGEDYLVLDIENIIGVM, encoded by the coding sequence ATGAATTTTAAACCACTAGGTAAAAGAGTTTTAGTACAAAGAACAGAAGTTGAAGAAAAAACTGCAAGCGGAATTATTCTTGTAGACTCAGCAAAAGAAAAACCAAACACGGCAATAGTTAAAGCAATTGGTTCAGAAGTAACTGAATTAAAAGAGGGTGATACTATTGTATTTGAACAGTTCAGAGGAACTGAATTCACTTTAGATGGTGAAGATTATTTAGTATTAGATATTGAAAATATTATAGGAGTTATGTAA
- the groL gene encoding chaperonin GroEL (60 kDa chaperone family; promotes refolding of misfolded polypeptides especially under stressful conditions; forms two stacked rings of heptamers to form a barrel-shaped 14mer; ends can be capped by GroES; misfolded proteins enter the barrel where they are refolded when GroES binds) — MAKEISFSDNARNKLYTGVEKLADAVKVTMGPRGRNVLLQKSFGAPNITKDGVSVAREIELEDTLENMGAQLVKEVASKTADEAGDGTTTATVLAHSVFKEGLRNVTAGANPIILKRGMDKATEAILANLKAASKEVANKTEIEQVATISANSDTAIGSMIAEAMDKVGKDGVITVEEAKGISDELDVVEGMQFDRGFLSPYFVTNTEKMTTEMENPFILLYDKKISNLKEMLPILESVNQAGRPLLIISEDVEGEALSTLVVNRLRGSLNIAAVKAPGFGDRRKAMLEDIAVLTNGTVISEEMGMKLETAEFSCLGTAARVVIDKDNTTIVDGTGSADAVQLRTNQIKAEMEATTSEYDREKLQERLAKLSGGVAVIKVGAASETEMKEKKDRVDDALSATRAAVEEGIVIGGGAALIRAAAKVNLELDGDEQIGADIVLRAIKAPMKQIALNAGFDAGVVANEVSKSQNENFGFNAATGEYVDMFEAGIVDPAKVERVAMQNAVSVASLLLTTEATVTDIKVDAPAAPAMPDMGGMGGMPGMGM; from the coding sequence ATGGCAAAAGAGATTTCATTTAGTGATAATGCAAGAAATAAGTTATATACAGGTGTTGAAAAATTAGCAGATGCTGTTAAAGTTACAATGGGACCAAGAGGAAGAAACGTATTATTACAAAAATCTTTTGGTGCTCCAAATATCACAAAAGATGGTGTATCAGTTGCAAGAGAAATTGAACTTGAAGATACATTAGAAAATATGGGTGCTCAACTTGTAAAAGAAGTTGCTTCTAAAACTGCTGATGAAGCTGGTGATGGTACAACTACTGCTACAGTTTTAGCTCACTCTGTATTTAAAGAAGGTCTTAGAAATGTAACTGCTGGTGCAAATCCAATTATCTTAAAAAGAGGTATGGATAAAGCAACAGAAGCAATCTTAGCAAACTTAAAAGCTGCATCTAAAGAAGTTGCTAATAAAACTGAAATCGAGCAAGTTGCTACTATTTCTGCAAACTCTGATACTGCTATTGGTTCTATGATTGCCGAAGCTATGGATAAAGTTGGAAAAGATGGTGTTATTACTGTTGAAGAAGCAAAAGGTATTTCTGATGAGTTAGATGTAGTTGAAGGTATGCAATTTGATAGAGGTTTCTTATCTCCATATTTTGTAACTAACACTGAAAAAATGACTACTGAAATGGAAAACCCATTCATTTTATTATACGACAAAAAAATCTCTAACTTAAAAGAGATGTTACCTATTTTAGAATCAGTTAATCAAGCTGGAAGACCTTTATTAATTATCTCTGAAGATGTTGAAGGTGAAGCTTTATCTACATTAGTTGTAAATAGATTAAGAGGTTCTTTAAATATTGCTGCTGTTAAAGCACCAGGTTTTGGTGATAGAAGAAAAGCAATGTTAGAAGATATTGCTGTATTAACAAATGGTACTGTAATTTCTGAAGAAATGGGTATGAAACTTGAAACTGCTGAGTTCTCTTGTTTAGGTACTGCTGCTAGAGTTGTAATTGACAAAGATAACACTACTATCGTTGATGGTACAGGTTCTGCAGATGCAGTACAATTAAGAACTAACCAAATTAAAGCAGAAATGGAAGCTACAACTTCTGAATATGATAGAGAAAAATTACAAGAAAGATTAGCAAAACTTTCTGGTGGTGTTGCTGTTATTAAAGTAGGTGCTGCTTCTGAAACTGAAATGAAAGAGAAAAAAGACAGAGTTGATGATGCATTATCTGCAACTAGAGCTGCTGTTGAAGAAGGTATTGTAATTGGTGGAGGAGCTGCATTAATTAGAGCTGCTGCTAAAGTTAACTTAGAGTTAGATGGTGATGAGCAAATTGGTGCTGACATTGTTTTAAGAGCTATTAAAGCACCTATGAAACAAATTGCATTAAATGCTGGTTTTGATGCTGGTGTTGTTGCAAATGAAGTTTCAAAATCACAAAATGAAAACTTTGGATTCAACGCTGCAACTGGTGAGTATGTAGATATGTTCGAAGCTGGTATCGTAGATCCTGCAAAAGTTGAAAGAGTAGCAATGCAAAATGCTGTATCTGTTGCATCTTTATTATTAACAACTGAAGCAACGGTTACTGATATCAAAGTTGATGCTCCAGCTGCTCCTGCAATGCCTGATATGGGTGGAATGGGCGGTATGCCTGGAATGGGAATGTAA
- a CDS encoding AraC family transcriptional regulator, with amino-acid sequence MKNIEQQLSFINNKFKNITLDKHFHEEYSFSLIYKGEHLYENEKNRFNLGLGTLQVVNPYELHSTKNSSWSYLNVMINSELINEIAKNLTQDSSIKNILFNPIINDKEAIKLFNFIFNLISSKNYNDIDIETYIIQFIEYILKYHTNKKLLSFTNITCTKETINKAIEFMNEYDKKVEISLSDIALEVGITKYHLIKEFKKHIGITPNQYLQIKKVNLSKDLIKKNIPLSHVAFESGFTDQSYMIKVFKRYYGYTPSKLNSL; translated from the coding sequence ATGAAGAATATAGAACAGCAATTATCATTTATCAATAATAAGTTTAAAAACATAACATTAGATAAGCATTTCCATGAAGAGTACTCTTTTAGTTTGATATATAAAGGTGAGCACTTATATGAAAATGAAAAAAATAGATTTAATTTAGGTTTAGGAACGCTTCAGGTTGTAAATCCTTATGAATTACACTCAACTAAAAATAGTAGTTGGTCATACTTAAATGTGATGATTAATAGTGAACTTATAAATGAAATAGCAAAAAACTTAACTCAAGACAGTTCTATAAAAAACATTTTATTTAATCCTATAATTAATGATAAAGAAGCAATAAAACTTTTTAATTTTATCTTCAATCTAATAAGCAGTAAAAACTATAATGATATTGATATAGAGACTTATATAATTCAATTTATTGAATACATTTTAAAGTATCATACAAATAAAAAACTCCTTTCCTTTACAAATATAACTTGTACAAAAGAAACAATCAATAAAGCAATAGAATTTATGAATGAATATGATAAGAAAGTAGAAATCTCATTGTCAGATATAGCTTTGGAGGTTGGAATCACAAAATATCACTTGATTAAAGAGTTTAAAAAACATATTGGTATTACACCAAATCAATACTTACAAATAAAAAAAGTAAATTTATCAAAAGATTTAATCAAAAAAAATATTCCATTATCTCATGTAGCTTTTGAGTCAGGATTTACAGACCAATCATATATGATAAAGGTATTTAAACGATATTATGGATATACACCTTCAAAATTAAATAGTTTGTAG
- a CDS encoding multidrug resistance efflux transporter family protein — MNNTTLKILLYGLLAALFFSSTFIFNKFIAQDGGHWFWSATLRYIYMLLLLCMGFYIFKGYAYLKALFSEFFNHLLFWSIAGSIGFGIFYALICYVAESSPAWVVATTWQFTIISTLFILFFFGKKISKSTWIFVGLVFIGICLINLTYITIDNITSQIFSIFLILIASFAYPIGNQLVWELQNNNEKLSTQRESILKNTFSKVFLLSLGSLPFWLVLSIFFDVGIPSKNQFTSMFLVAIFSGIMATSLFLYARAKANSSSKIALVDSTQSGEVLFTLLFEILFLSILIPSSIGIIGICIVVIGLIGLSLV; from the coding sequence GTGAATAATACTACATTAAAGATTCTACTTTATGGCCTATTAGCAGCATTGTTTTTTAGTTCAACATTTATTTTTAATAAGTTTATTGCCCAAGATGGAGGTCACTGGTTTTGGTCAGCAACTCTTAGGTATATTTATATGTTATTGCTTCTATGTATGGGTTTTTATATATTTAAAGGCTATGCGTATCTAAAAGCTTTATTTTCAGAGTTTTTTAATCACTTACTGTTTTGGAGTATTGCAGGTTCAATTGGATTTGGTATATTTTATGCATTGATTTGTTATGTTGCTGAGAGTTCACCTGCTTGGGTGGTTGCTACTACTTGGCAGTTTACAATTATCTCTACTCTTTTTATTTTATTCTTTTTTGGTAAAAAAATATCAAAATCAACATGGATTTTTGTTGGGCTTGTTTTTATTGGTATTTGTTTGATTAACCTTACCTATATCACTATTGATAATATTACAAGTCAAATTTTTAGTATATTTTTGATTCTTATCGCAAGTTTTGCATATCCAATTGGTAATCAGTTAGTTTGGGAACTACAAAATAATAACGAGAAATTATCTACTCAAAGAGAAAGTATATTAAAAAACACTTTTTCAAAAGTTTTTTTACTATCTTTAGGTAGTTTACCTTTTTGGCTTGTTTTATCTATATTTTTTGATGTGGGTATTCCTTCTAAAAATCAGTTTACATCTATGTTCTTAGTGGCTATTTTTTCTGGTATTATGGCAACTTCATTGTTTCTATATGCAAGGGCAAAAGCAAATAGTTCTTCAAAGATTGCACTTGTTGATTCTACTCAATCTGGGGAAGTTTTGTTTACATTGTTATTTGAGATACTGTTTTTATCTATTTTAATACCTTCTTCAATAGGAATAATAGGTATATGTATAGTGGTGATTGGTTTAATAGGATTATCTTTAGTTTAA